The following DNA comes from Methanothrix sp..
GCCCTCTGACAGGCATGCTGCATCCTCTCCCTCTCGTAGACTGAATGGAGAGGCTCAAAGCGTCCATCGGGCTGCACCGGAACTGCCGCCTCATAACCTGAGCCCCGGTCTGCCAGCTCAAAGAGCCTCTGGATCACCATTCTGTTCAAGAAAGGAAGATCGCATCCTGTGACAAAGGCAAGCCTGCCCCTGGCCGCCCTCAACCCGGCCTCGATGCCCGCCACCGGCCCGAAGCCATTGATGCTGTCCCAGGTGAAGCGAATCCCGGCCCGATCCGGATGTGCTTTGTCTGATACGATCTCCTCCAGGCTTCCGGCATGCCCTCGATCCCTGGCCACCACCACCAGCTCATCGGCAGCAGAGAGGAGGATCTCCGCTGTCCAGGAGATGAGCGGCCTGTTATCGAACTGCAGGAGGGCCTTCTCCCGGCCCAGACGCTGGCTCCTTCCCCCTGCCAGGATCACAGCGGAGCGCATAGCCTCCAGCCGTTCTCCTGGCAGTCCCCGTCCAGGGCCTCCTCCAAAGCCTTCTGGGGATCGGAAAGCCTTCTCTCGCTCCTCAATATCACATACTCCCGGCTGACAGAGGCAGTCTGCTCTCCTGCCTTCTGGAAGATCTCTCGAACCAGAGCCTCATCCACCCGGCCGCTGGCCTGAACAACAATCGATACTGCGATCTGCTGGGTGAAGCGGTTGCCATAAATGATGCACCCCGCCACTCCTCGATCTTTGACTCTGACCTCATTTCCGGAGATCTCGACCTGCAGATGGGCCCCAGGGGTGACATAGATCCTCCTGCGCCTATCAAGTTGAGGGGTGATCTCTGTAACCTCCCCCACTAGAATGTCACCCCGCCTCCAGACCTTATCTCTGCCATCCGCTACCTGCAATGTGGCCCCGGCCTCCTTTGCTCGGGCCAACAGGGCCTCATCATCCTTGATCAGGCCGCTGTAAAGATCCTGCTCAAGCTCAGGGCAGCTTCCCAGGAAGGTGATGGAACGCCTGTCGCCCCCTATCACTGCCTCCTTGCTCTTTGCCAGGGCGACTACCAAAGACATCCTCTGATCCTCTCCTTTGTATTATTTCGATCTGATCTCCATTCGATCTGATCTCCATTCGATCTGATCTCCATTCGATCTGATCTCCATTCGATCTGATCTCCATTCGATCTGATTCCCGTTCGATCAGATCTCCATTCGATCTGATTTCCGTTCGATCTGATTTCCGTTCGATCTGATTTCCATTCGATCTGATTCCCGTTCGATCTCTCTACTGGCTGGAACCTGTCTGCTCCTCAGCAGCCTTCAGGGTCTGGCGGAGGAGCATGGCTACAGTCAGCGGCCCCACCCCGCCAGGAACCGGGGTTATCGCTCCAGCGATCTCAGAGACCGCCTCATACTCCACATCTCCCACCGTCCTGTCCCCTACCCGGTTGATGCCCACATCAAAGACATAGGCCCCCGGCCGGACCATCTCCTTCCTGATCAAGCCCGGGACGCCCGCAGCCACCACCAGTATCTCTGCATCACGGGTATGCTCGGCCAGATCGCGGGTGAAGACATGGCATACCTGAACAGTGGCATTTCGGTTGAGCATCATGGCTGCTAAGGGTTTGCCTACCACATTGCTATGGCCAACGATCACCACCTCCGCCCCCTCCAGCCTGATGTCCAGCCTCTCCAGGGCATAGATGATCCCCAGAGGGGTACAGGGCACCAGCCTCTCCACTCCCAGGAGCAGAGAGCCCATATTGAGAGGATGAAAGCCATCCACATCCTTCTTTGGCAGAATGCTCATCATCGCCCTCTGAGGGTTCAGGCCGCCGGGCAGGGGCAGTTGCAGTAGTATGCCATTGACATCCTCCCGCTGGTTTAGCTCCTGGATTTTGGCGATGATCTCCTCTTCTGTGCTGCTCTCCGGCAGGAGCACATTCTCAGATCTTATCCCCGCCCGGGAGCAGGCAGAATGCTTGAGCCTGATGTACATCTGCGAGGCCGGATTCTCCCCCACCAGGAGAGTGGCCAGCCCGGGGACGATGCCCTTCTCCGCCAGCCTCTTCGCCCTGGCCAGGCTCTCTTTTTCCACCTCAGCAGCCAGAGCCTTTCCATCGATTATCGCTGCCAGTTTGATCACACCATATCAGGATACAGGGGAAACTGGTCGCACAGGGCCCGGGCCTCGGAGCGAACCTCAGTTATAGTCTTCTCATTGTCGATGTCGCGGAGCACCCTGGTGATCAGGTCAGCGATCTGGAGCATCTGCTTCTCTTTCATCCCTCTGGTGGTCATGGCCGGAGTGCCCATCCGGATGCCACTGGTGACGAAGGGCTTGGCCGGGTCGAAGGGGATCATATTCTTGTTCAGGGTGATTCCCGCCCTCTCCAAAGTCTCATCAGCCATCTTCCCGGTGATGCCCTCCTTCAGGAGCTTGACCAGGAGAAGATGATTGTCTGTGCCCCCGCTGACCAGATCGAAGCCATTTTTCAGCAGCCTCTCGGCCATGGCGCGGGCATTTCTTATCACCTGGAACTGGTACTCCCTGAACTCCAGGGTCAAGGCCTCCTTGAAGGCCACAGCCTTTGCCGCTATGGAGTTCATGAACGGGCCGCCCTGGGTCCCGGGAAAGACAGAGCGGTCAATGGCCGGCGCAAGCTCCTCTTTGCAGATGATCACAGCACCCCGCGGCCCCCGCAGGGTCTTATGAGTGGTGGTGGTGACGATATCAGCATAAGGCACAGGGGAGGGATGAGCGCCCACAGCACACATGCCGGCGATATGGGCGATATCTGCCATAACCATAGCCCCCACATCATCGGCGATCTGGCGCACCGCCTTGAAATCGATTATCCGGGGATAGCTGGATGCACCCACCACAATGATCTGGGGGCGGGACTTGCGGGCGATATCAGCCATATCGGAGTAGTCCAGCATCTCCGTCTCCCTGGAGACATTATAGGGAACGATCTTGTACATCTTGCCTGAGAAGTTGACCGGGCTGCCGTGGGAGAGGTGGCCACCATGAGCGAGGTTCATGCCCATGATGGTATCTCCGACATTGAGGACGGCAAAATA
Coding sequences within:
- a CDS encoding molybdenum cofactor guanylyltransferase; amino-acid sequence: MRSAVILAGGRSQRLGREKALLQFDNRPLISWTAEILLSAADELVVVARDRGHAGSLEEIVSDKAHPDRAGIRFTWDSINGFGPVAGIEAGLRAARGRLAFVTGCDLPFLNRMVIQRLFELADRGSGYEAAVPVQPDGRFEPLHSVYERERMQHACQRALERGERKVNLLLQELHVSWVPIEQLLPLDCEQLSFFNLNTREDLEKAQSLWAERR
- the glyA gene encoding serine hydroxymethyltransferase — encoded protein: MKPLDVVDPEIASAIQSELERQRNNIILIASENFTSRAVMEAQCSVMTNKYAEGYPGKRYYRGTGCVDLAEELARERCKKLFGAEHVNVQPHSGTQANMAAYFAVLNVGDTIMGMNLAHGGHLSHGSPVNFSGKMYKIVPYNVSRETEMLDYSDMADIARKSRPQIIVVGASSYPRIIDFKAVRQIADDVGAMVMADIAHIAGMCAVGAHPSPVPYADIVTTTTHKTLRGPRGAVIICKEELAPAIDRSVFPGTQGGPFMNSIAAKAVAFKEALTLEFREYQFQVIRNARAMAERLLKNGFDLVSGGTDNHLLLVKLLKEGITGKMADETLERAGITLNKNMIPFDPAKPFVTSGIRMGTPAMTTRGMKEKQMLQIADLITRVLRDIDNEKTITEVRSEARALCDQFPLYPDMV
- a CDS encoding bifunctional 5,10-methylenetetrahydrofolate dehydrogenase/5,10-methenyltetrahydrofolate cyclohydrolase, whose translation is MIKLAAIIDGKALAAEVEKESLARAKRLAEKGIVPGLATLLVGENPASQMYIRLKHSACSRAGIRSENVLLPESSTEEEIIAKIQELNQREDVNGILLQLPLPGGLNPQRAMMSILPKKDVDGFHPLNMGSLLLGVERLVPCTPLGIIYALERLDIRLEGAEVVIVGHSNVVGKPLAAMMLNRNATVQVCHVFTRDLAEHTRDAEILVVAAGVPGLIRKEMVRPGAYVFDVGINRVGDRTVGDVEYEAVSEIAGAITPVPGGVGPLTVAMLLRQTLKAAEEQTGSSQ
- a CDS encoding DUF2121 domain-containing protein, yielding MSLVVALAKSKEAVIGGDRRSITFLGSCPELEQDLYSGLIKDDEALLARAKEAGATLQVADGRDKVWRRGDILVGEVTEITPQLDRRRRIYVTPGAHLQVEISGNEVRVKDRGVAGCIIYGNRFTQQIAVSIVVQASGRVDEALVREIFQKAGEQTASVSREYVILRSERRLSDPQKALEEALDGDCQENGWRLCAPL